One genomic region from Apodemus sylvaticus chromosome 1, mApoSyl1.1, whole genome shotgun sequence encodes:
- the Tmem223 gene encoding transmembrane protein 223: MAAFLPLRWVRPLLSVLRSQNVYRSLQNGVPRDVLLFRHERGRFFAILGLFCAGQGIFWTSLAVAALSSPLIRVPAEAPNGGSLDLRSALWRYGLAVGCGTMGVLVLGAGLLYSLRSVRSVVLLAGGQRVTLTTYAPFGLGTSFTVPLTQVSCMAHRGEVPAMLPLKVKGRRFYFLLDKAGHFPNTQLFDNTVGAYRSL, encoded by the exons ATGGCGGCGTTTCTGCCGCTGCGGTGGGTCAGGCCGCTCTTGTCTGTGCTGCGGTCACAAAATGTGTACCGGTCTTTGCAAAACGGGGTCCCACGGGATGTGCTGCTTTTCCGGCACGAACGCGGCCGCTTCTTTGCCATCCTTGGACTGTTTTGTGCGGGGCAGGGCATCTTCTGGACCTCCCTGGCTGTTGCAGCCTTGTCCAGTCCTCTGATCCGAGTACCCGCGGAGGCTCCCAACGGGGGCTCCCTGGACCTGCGCTCCGCACTCTGGCGCTACGGGCTAGCTGTTGGTTGTGGCACGATGG GAGTCCTGGTCCTCGGTGCTGGTCTCCTCTACTCACTGCGCTCTGTGCGCTCAGTCGTGCTCCTCGCAGGAGGGCAGCGGGTGACACTGACCACTTACGCCCCCTTTGGCTTGGGTACCAGTTTCACAGTTCCCTTGACCCAGGTTTCCTGCATGGCCCACAGAGGTGAAGTTCCTGCCATGCTGCCTCTGAAGGTCAAAGGCCGACGCTTCTACTTCCTTTTGGACAAAGCTGGACACTTTCCCAACACTCAACTCTTTGATAACACTGTGGGTGCCTACCGGAGCCTGTGA
- the Tmem179b gene encoding transmembrane protein 179B, with translation MALPWLQRVELVLFAAAFLCGAVAAATLTRTQGSFGGSCPLYGVAALNGSSLALLCPSAPSLCYFVAGASGILALYCLLLLFFWVYSSCIEDSHRGSIGLRIALTISVTAVFLILVSACILRFGTKSFCNSIISLNHTISCSEAQKISWTPPGTAVQFYSNLHNAETSSWVNLILWCLALMLQLMQCKFKATSYQLQERGDQEGSSETDALVG, from the exons ATGGCGCTGCCCTGGTTGCAGCGAGTTGAGCTCGTGCTCTTCGCTGCTGCCTTCCTGTGCGGGGCTGTGGCGGCCGCGACGCTGACCCGGACCCAG GGCTCCTTTGGTGGTAGCTGTCCCTTGTATGGTGTGGCTGCACTCAATGGCTCCTCTCTGGCCTTGTTATGTCCCTCAGCCCCTTCCCTCTGCTACTTCGTGGCTGGGGCTTCAGGCATCCTGGCACTCTACTgccttctgcttctcttcttctgGGTCTACAGCAGCTGCATCGAGGACTCCCACAG aGGTTCTATAGGGCTCCGAATTGCTTTGACCATCTCAGTTACAGCTGTCTTCCTGATCTTAGTGTCTGCCTGTATACTTCGATTTGGCACCAAGTCTTTCTGCAATTCCATCATCTCCTTGAACCATACAATTAG CTGCTCTGAAGCCCAGAAAATCTCATGGACACCTCCAGGAACTGCTGTGCAGTTTTACTCCAACCTACACAATGCTGAA ACCTCTTCTTGGGTGAATCTGATACTGTGGTGTCTGGCCTTAATGCTCCAGCTCATGCAGTGCAAGTTTAAAGCCACATCATACCAGCTCCAGGAGAGGGGTGACCAAGAGGGGAGCTCTGAGACCGATGCTCTTGTTGGGTAA